A genomic region of Alicyclobacillus sp. SO9 contains the following coding sequences:
- a CDS encoding Shedu immune nuclease family protein, whose protein sequence is MQHKNFELASIAPPEMSWSSYEHFLKQEIQKYLLQDADNEKVFQRFFEKHPCLLPGPFGLIGTSGHYPYAGTVITQPRLVGSSNRIPDFMWIASDSMTIYPVLIEIEAPSKQWFTKKGKPTDKFAQAQDQLTEWKTWFAKPEHESLFYSLFSVPSSFHSPRTLKPLYVLVYGRRSEFDTNPRLNEKRAQLARSDEFLMTYDRLSPQFEARNFLCSKVENRQYVAKSIPPTLELGPSLAPYHALIHSKEAAAERNRLLTKERKDFLKSRFAYWDNYAMQVSRGIANTGDRE, encoded by the coding sequence ATGCAACACAAAAATTTTGAACTTGCAAGTATCGCACCTCCGGAAATGAGTTGGAGTAGTTACGAGCACTTTCTGAAACAAGAAATCCAGAAATACCTTTTGCAAGATGCGGACAATGAAAAGGTATTTCAGAGATTTTTCGAGAAACATCCTTGTTTGCTACCTGGGCCATTTGGACTAATTGGAACGTCGGGACATTATCCGTACGCAGGAACAGTTATAACTCAACCAAGACTTGTGGGCTCTTCAAATCGAATACCCGACTTCATGTGGATTGCCAGTGACAGCATGACTATTTATCCAGTTCTAATTGAAATTGAGGCTCCTTCGAAGCAGTGGTTCACAAAGAAGGGAAAACCCACTGATAAATTTGCTCAGGCACAAGACCAACTAACTGAATGGAAAACGTGGTTTGCGAAGCCAGAGCATGAATCTCTCTTCTATAGCTTGTTTTCCGTTCCAAGTAGCTTCCACTCTCCTCGCACTCTAAAGCCACTTTATGTGCTTGTTTACGGACGAAGATCTGAGTTTGATACAAATCCACGCCTGAATGAAAAAAGGGCACAGCTTGCTCGCAGCGACGAATTTTTGATGACGTATGATAGATTAAGTCCACAGTTCGAAGCTCGTAATTTCTTGTGCAGCAAGGTGGAAAATAGGCAGTATGTAGCCAAGTCTATCCCGCCAACTTTAGAGCTTGGCCCTAGCCTTGCACCGTATCACGCCTTAATCCATAGTAAAGAGGCCGCAGCAGAACGTAATCGATTACTAACGAAAGAGAGAAAGGATTTTCTGAAAAGTCGATTTGCATATTGGGACAACTATGCAATGCAGGTGAGCCGGGGGATTGCCAATACAGGTGACAGGGAATAG
- a CDS encoding TniQ family protein: MMRSFTVRPQPKTGESLTSFLSTVANRNSRQLKDILRMLEVTSDDLRRRDYYRLDFIPSRYVPLESLSELTGVSPVVLNALTFQPLIKKFFDYKEPESANVKLTLQRDIDVQHRRFCPACLKENGVYQLLWQTSTVRS; encoded by the coding sequence ATGATGAGAAGTTTTACTGTCAGACCCCAGCCCAAGACAGGAGAATCCCTTACATCTTTTCTTTCTACGGTAGCTAATCGAAATTCAAGACAACTCAAAGACATTTTGCGGATGCTGGAAGTGACCAGTGACGACCTACGAAGGAGAGATTACTATCGGCTTGATTTCATTCCAAGTCGGTATGTACCGTTGGAATCCCTTAGTGAATTGACGGGTGTAAGTCCTGTGGTTTTGAATGCTCTTACTTTCCAGCCGTTAATTAAGAAGTTCTTCGATTACAAGGAACCCGAATCAGCGAATGTAAAATTAACCTTGCAAAGAGATATTGATGTGCAACATCGTCGTTTTTGCCCCGCCTGTCTGAAGGAAAATGGGGTCTACCAGTTACTTTGGCAGACCTCAACCGTACGCAGCTAA